Proteins from one Fragaria vesca subsp. vesca linkage group LG6, FraVesHawaii_1.0, whole genome shotgun sequence genomic window:
- the LOC101292538 gene encoding (S)-scoulerine 9-O-methyltransferase-like, producing MAQRAAIELDVFNIIAKSGPEAHLTSKEIVSEIPTTDPNAAAENLERILNLLSAVKSLLSTYLKQRHNDKTPQRAYGLTKEVLLCLVPNEDGVSFTSEIISGSEMHIIQSLCMLKHPVLEPGSVPFCKAHGVSFYEFMSERPEMISWFNKHMRTASYLHFDLKVLKVYEGFEEVKELMDAGGGDGSSLAKIVSMYPHIHGINFDISSVIVQAPNYQGVKHVSGDLILHNWDNKHCEKILRNCWEALPEAGKVIVVEYFVLPEELKNTPETMQILADDIFMMTLFDGGKDRTIAEMDNLAKCAGFTETMFFPISHGTYVIEFLKKRQ from the exons ATGGCTCAAAGAGCTGCAATAGAGCTCGATGTCTTCAATATCATTGCTAAGTCAGGGCCAGAAGCTCATCTTACATCGAAAGAAATTGTTTCAGAAATCCCCACCACAGATCCAAATGCAGCAGCTGAGAATCTAGAGCGAATCCTCAACCTTCTCAGTGCCGTCAAATCCCTCCTTTCTACATATCTCAAACAAAGACACAATGACAAAACACCACAAAGGGCTTATGGTCTAACAAAAGAAGTACTACTGTGCCTAGTGCCAAATGAAGATGGAGTTTCGTTCACATCAGAAATTATCTCAGGCTCTGAAATGCACATTATACAGAGCTTATGCATGCTCAAGCACCCGGTGCTGGAACCGGGGAGTGTTCCTTTCTGTAAAGCCCATGGAGTAAGCTTCTACGAGTTCATGTCCGAGAGACCTGAGATGATTTCATGGTTCAACAAGCACATGAGAACTGCCTCTTATTTACATTTTGATCTGAAGGTTCTCAAGGTCTATGAAGGTTTTGAAGAAGTGAAAGAGCTGATGGATGCAGGGGGTGGTGATGGAAGTTCCCTCGCAAAAATTGTGTCTATGTATCCTCATATCCATGGCATCAATTTCGACATCTCTAGTGTCATTGTTCAGGCTCCTAATTATCAAG GTGTGAAACATGTAAGTGGAGAT TTGATACTTCATAATTGGGATAACAAGCATTGCGAGAAGATATTGAGAAACTGTTGGGAGGCATTACCAGAAGCCGGAAAGGTGATAGTTGTGGAATATTTTGTGCTTCCCGAAGAGCTGAAGAATACCCCAGAAACAATGCAGATTTTAGCAGATGACATTTTCATGATGACATTGTTTGATGGTGGTAAGGACCGAACAATAGCTGAAATGGACAACTTAGCCAAATGTGCAGGGTTTACTGAAACAATGTTTTTCCCTATTTCTCATGGAACCTATGTCATCGAGTTCCTGAAGAAAAGACAATAA